From the genome of Aeromicrobium sp. Sec7.5:
GTCGGTCTCCCACACCGGCACGAGCAGGCCGTGCGCGCGGAACATGCCGATGAGGCGGACGTCGTCGCCGAGGTGGTCCTCGCCGGCGGCGTGCAGGCGGGCGAGCGCGTCGAGCAGCTGGCCCTCGTCGTGGGGCTGGGCCCAGCGCAGGTAGCGGCGCTCGCCCATCTCGGTCCAGTAGGCGCCGTCGACGCTCGAGAGCTTGACGGTCGGCGACGCGGTGGCGTTGGCCTGCTCGAGCAGGGCGTGGGCGTCGGCGCTGGCGTCGACGTCGTCGAGCCAGAAGTCGAAGCCCTCGTGCACCTCGACCTCGAACGGGGCGGCGGTGTTGACGAGGTCCTGCAGGCGCGGGCCCACACCGGGGTCGCGCACCGGGACGGGCTGGCCCGGCTCGAGCTCGAGCGCGGTCTCGATGATGCCGGCGAGGTCGCGGCTGATGTCGCCGTGGTTGTGCGGCACCTGCAGGCCGATCCAGATCTCACCGTCGGGGCGCACGAGGCCGGCGCCGTTGCCGGGCAGCAGCGAGCAGACGCGGATCGTGCGGTCGCTGCCGGCCAGCTTCATGACCGCGGTGGCCGACGGCACGAACTCGCGCATCGCGACGAGGTCGAGCTCGCCC
Proteins encoded in this window:
- a CDS encoding DUF5926 family protein, which gives rise to MGKKSRRKGEKKARMPYVARTFEGLPGELDLVAMREFVPSATAVMKLAGSDRTIRVCSLLPGNGAGLVRPDGEIWIGLQVPHNHGDISRDLAGIIETALELEPGQPVPVRDPGVGPRLQDLVNTAAPFEVEVHEGFDFWLDDVDASADAHALLEQANATASPTVKLSSVDGAYWTEMGERRYLRWAQPHDEGQLLDALARLHAAGEDHLGDDVRLIGMFRAHGLLVPVWETDGDAASLEEPAVAFQKRLDAALADDSDLTGEQRDARNGLANRQLTIR